A stretch of DNA from Thermoanaerobaculia bacterium:
AGTACCGCCGGCATCCCGCCTTCACCGAGCTCATCTCGGTCGATCCGCACGAGCGCCTGCGGTTCGAGACGGAGCCCGACGAGATGTGCGGCCGGGTCGTCGATCTCGTGAGCCCGATCGGGCGGGGCCAGCGGTGCCTGATCGTCGCGCCCCCCAAGACGGGAAAGACGACCCTCCTGAAACGCATGGCCCAGGCGGTTTCGAAGAACCATCCGGACGTCGAGCTCATGGTCCTGCTCGTCGACGAGCGGCCCGAGGAAGTCACCGACCTTCGCCGCTCCGTGCGCGGCGACGTGATCGCCTCGTCGTCCGATCTCTCGGCCCAGAACCACGTCGCGGTCGCCGAGATCGTCGCCGAGAGGGCTCGCCGGCTCGTCGAATGCGGCAAGCACGCGATCATCTTCCTCGATTCGATCACGCGCCTCTCCCGGGCGTACAACCAGATGCAGAAGGGTCAGGGGAAGATCCTCTCGGGAGGCATCGACGCCCGCACGATGGAAAAGCCGCGCCGCTTCTTCGGCGCCGCCCGCAACGCGGAGAACCACGGATCCCTCACGATCATCGCCACGGCGCTCGTCGACACCGGCTCGCGCATGGACGAGGTGATCTTCCAGGAATTCAAGGGAACCGGAAACACCGAGATCCTTCTCGACCGCGACCTCTTCGAGCGCCGGATCTTCCCCGCCATCGTCATCCAGCAGTCGGGAACGCGGAAGGAAGAGAAGCTCTACACCCCCGAGGAGCTTCCCAAGATCCACAAGCTCCGCCGCGCTCTCGCCGGCGCCCACAAGGTGCAGGCGATGGAGCTGCTGCTCGCGCGTCTGCAGAAGTTCCGGACCAACGCCGACTTCCTGAAGAGCTTCTAGAACCGCCGACACCTCGATGCATCGAACCGGACGGGCGTGCGTCCGCCGAGGCTTCAGCGCGACGGGTCGCCGCGCCGGCTAGCTGTCTCTTTCGAGCTCCCCGCAGAGCTCGTCGAGCTTCTCGTCCGGGAGCGCGTCGGCGAGGCGAACGAGTTTCGCCATGAGACGCGGCCGGCGCAGCACCCGCGCCCCCACGTCCTCGGGCATGCGTCCCGCGGCCGCCAGCAAGTCGTCCGTCTCGATCGTGAGCGCCCGCGCGATCCGGGCGATCGTGCGCTCGCTCGGAGGCGGCACGTGATTGCGCTCGATCCGGGACAGGTACGACGGGCTGACCGCCACCAGCCGCGCGAGCCGGCGCACGCTC
This window harbors:
- the rho gene encoding transcription termination factor Rho produces the protein MDQENPGNTAGGVPRKSRRRRRGRRRRGGGGAGAPAGVAQGGAEPASADTGSAIEAQATGVLSLPEKGSGVLVSAKNNYLPTPHDPLVPRDLAEREGLLAGVTIAGRVSGGSRPTLLRLDSVEQLPPEEYRRHPAFTELISVDPHERLRFETEPDEMCGRVVDLVSPIGRGQRCLIVAPPKTGKTTLLKRMAQAVSKNHPDVELMVLLVDERPEEVTDLRRSVRGDVIASSSDLSAQNHVAVAEIVAERARRLVECGKHAIIFLDSITRLSRAYNQMQKGQGKILSGGIDARTMEKPRRFFGAARNAENHGSLTIIATALVDTGSRMDEVIFQEFKGTGNTEILLDRDLFERRIFPAIVIQQSGTRKEEKLYTPEELPKIHKLRRALAGAHKVQAMELLLARLQKFRTNADFLKSF
- a CDS encoding helix-turn-helix transcriptional regulator gives rise to the protein MIIASGDGSPAMVETPSWPAPPASNGEFGERLRRLRESRRLSVRRLARLVAVSPSYLSRIERNHVPPPSERTIARIARALTIETDDLLAAAGRMPEDVGARVLRRPRLMAKLVRLADALPDEKLDELCGELERDS